The following are from one region of the Alkalimarinus sediminis genome:
- a CDS encoding response regulator — MLFKEARKNLSITLKIVVMTSVIVAIAVALSDWLVFKSAKELLLNSALRKMEGTLSLEIERITGEIDQARDQAEQLASSPIVQGFLYSLEKQHYDATTNTTEGEWRRHLEESFSRHIQSSHYLQLRLIDAESGIELVRVNRPKSGLIPEPVRGSNLQNKSDSDYVKKGQLLKNGEIYISDITLNRENNQLVSPYQPTQRVVAPIFFNAEKYTSGSSYSVLDLAEQLRRYDQLRTLASMRIAQSGNIAWQNSYNQAVMKLSTILNKLEYLTSDEDTELLEALKQGNTALQASEQLIIENAREGLLIEATRKIIGDRYWAQKDHFKKTLEELISSLESEYITTSYKRQPKALLVINTDATGLLSTLEYKSSETALLVNNLGQYIYHPDEKKRWRFELNPTAEDIRVDEPWVWQALSETEKPQLSFDEHGELHITGKVLFAHNDRHRFMGLVITNQEEDILEPIETFKEHSIYSSIFAILLSGFAIALFTHRKLKPISVLTQQAKLITAGEDNTTLKISDAQGEVKTMADAFETLIRKLQQQTHEANENARAVSQLAETLEQRVKSRTSELADSMHKAEAASIAKSQFMATMSHEIRTPMNGVLGMAQLLAKTELSSQQQDYLNTINQSGQSLLSIINDILDFSKIESGKLDLEPIEFDLEHIAHEALQLLTATAEQKNLELIFNYGIHCPRHFKGDPGRIRQILLNLIGNAIKFTEKGYVQLNIHYDNSQPTPLLIEAIDTGIGISKKQQENLFDAFTQADASTTRRYGGTGLGLTISKRLIDLMGGDIGVKSAPGKGSTFWFQLPLQPSKSPAPLAHADIKNIRALIVDDNHINRVILEELLNHWEVKTTIASSRKQALEALEQAMRDNTPIQLSLLDYMMPDCDGLELGKEIYETYRIPQIMLTSASDHNNPDDLRAAGVSICLTKPYSSKTLKNALEVALEKTNDTLLLEPRSQHEIDEQRDSTPLNVKLTGRILLVEDNTVNQEVANGFLSQLGLTVDIAENGVAAIELWQKNTYDLILMDCLMPIMDGFEAARNIRKQEPDDTHTPIIALTANVMASDKENCKAAGMDDFVGKPIEQDELVEKLSLWLDSSPEPSADFNASRNSSTPPNSPESADDLVVDESKFNSMSIQLKTRFQTILSAYIEESEALIDEFKIAGKQQDIETMVRAVHSLKSSSAVLGAQKLSHLAEKLEALYQQGQLESWEEDSNNLTLIYQTTKRVMESLNEAHLND; from the coding sequence TTGTTATTCAAAGAAGCTAGAAAAAACCTATCCATAACGCTAAAAATCGTCGTGATGACCTCCGTGATTGTCGCAATAGCGGTAGCACTGTCTGACTGGCTTGTTTTTAAAAGCGCAAAAGAACTACTACTTAACTCTGCCTTGCGTAAGATGGAGGGTACCCTATCGCTTGAAATCGAGAGAATAACAGGTGAGATTGATCAGGCTCGAGACCAGGCTGAACAGTTAGCCAGTTCGCCCATTGTACAAGGTTTTTTGTACTCTCTGGAAAAGCAACATTATGACGCCACGACAAACACCACAGAAGGCGAATGGCGACGTCACTTAGAAGAGAGCTTCTCACGGCACATTCAGTCGAGCCACTATTTACAATTACGACTTATAGATGCCGAAAGCGGAATAGAACTAGTGCGGGTAAATCGCCCTAAAAGCGGTTTGATTCCGGAGCCAGTAAGAGGCAGTAACCTACAAAACAAAAGCGATAGCGATTATGTAAAAAAAGGGCAGTTATTGAAGAATGGTGAAATCTACATTTCAGATATCACTCTTAACCGAGAAAACAACCAACTTGTCTCACCCTATCAACCAACTCAGAGAGTGGTTGCACCAATATTCTTTAATGCAGAGAAGTATACATCGGGCAGCAGCTATTCAGTTTTAGACTTGGCAGAACAGCTGCGCCGTTATGATCAACTGCGAACATTAGCCTCAATGCGTATAGCACAATCAGGGAATATCGCATGGCAAAACAGCTACAACCAAGCCGTCATGAAGCTCAGTACCATACTCAACAAACTAGAGTACCTTACCTCAGATGAAGATACCGAATTACTGGAAGCACTCAAGCAAGGAAACACAGCACTACAAGCGTCAGAACAACTAATTATTGAGAATGCCCGTGAAGGACTACTGATTGAGGCCACCCGAAAAATCATCGGTGATCGCTATTGGGCACAGAAAGACCACTTTAAAAAGACGCTAGAAGAACTAATTTCATCTCTTGAAAGTGAATACATCACCACCAGCTATAAACGACAGCCAAAAGCTCTACTGGTGATCAATACTGATGCTACCGGGTTGCTCAGTACATTAGAATATAAGTCATCAGAAACCGCACTGCTGGTGAACAATCTTGGGCAATATATTTATCACCCAGACGAGAAAAAGCGTTGGAGATTCGAACTCAACCCCACAGCGGAAGATATACGTGTTGATGAACCCTGGGTATGGCAAGCCTTATCAGAAACAGAAAAACCACAGTTGTCATTTGACGAACATGGTGAACTACATATTACGGGTAAAGTACTTTTCGCACACAATGACCGGCATCGTTTTATGGGGTTGGTGATCACGAATCAAGAAGAAGACATATTAGAACCAATTGAAACATTCAAAGAACACTCCATTTACTCTTCTATTTTTGCAATATTGTTATCAGGGTTCGCCATTGCCCTTTTTACCCACCGTAAATTAAAGCCAATATCCGTTCTGACACAACAAGCAAAACTTATTACCGCCGGAGAAGATAACACGACACTAAAAATATCTGACGCACAGGGCGAAGTTAAAACCATGGCAGACGCCTTTGAAACACTCATTAGAAAACTGCAACAGCAAACTCACGAAGCCAATGAAAATGCCCGCGCAGTTTCACAACTAGCCGAAACGCTAGAGCAAAGGGTTAAAAGTCGAACGTCTGAACTAGCCGATTCAATGCATAAAGCCGAAGCAGCCTCCATTGCGAAAAGTCAGTTTATGGCGACGATGAGTCATGAAATTCGTACACCTATGAACGGCGTATTGGGAATGGCTCAACTCTTAGCTAAGACCGAACTATCGAGCCAACAGCAAGACTATCTCAACACCATCAACCAATCAGGACAGTCGCTACTCAGCATCATCAACGACATACTCGATTTCTCAAAAATAGAATCCGGTAAACTCGATCTGGAACCCATTGAGTTTGACCTTGAACATATAGCCCACGAAGCACTTCAACTGCTGACGGCAACCGCTGAACAAAAAAATCTGGAGTTGATATTTAACTACGGTATTCACTGCCCAAGGCATTTTAAAGGCGACCCTGGTCGTATTCGACAGATATTACTTAACCTGATTGGCAACGCGATTAAGTTTACAGAAAAAGGCTATGTTCAACTTAATATTCACTACGATAACAGCCAACCAACACCACTGCTAATTGAAGCCATAGATACCGGCATCGGTATCTCCAAAAAACAGCAAGAGAATCTGTTTGACGCCTTTACTCAAGCCGACGCGTCTACCACTCGACGCTATGGTGGAACAGGGCTTGGCTTGACGATATCTAAACGTCTGATTGATCTGATGGGAGGTGACATCGGCGTCAAGAGTGCCCCCGGAAAAGGTTCAACCTTCTGGTTTCAACTACCACTACAACCTAGCAAAAGCCCTGCTCCGCTTGCTCACGCGGACATTAAAAACATTCGAGCTTTAATCGTTGATGATAACCATATTAATCGCGTGATACTGGAAGAGCTTCTCAATCACTGGGAGGTTAAAACCACTATCGCCAGCAGTCGAAAACAGGCATTAGAAGCACTGGAACAAGCCATGCGAGATAATACCCCCATTCAACTGTCACTACTTGACTACATGATGCCAGACTGTGACGGACTAGAACTGGGGAAAGAAATTTATGAAACATACCGTATCCCCCAAATAATGCTCACCTCAGCATCAGACCATAACAACCCAGATGATTTGCGTGCTGCAGGTGTATCTATCTGCCTAACCAAACCCTACAGCTCAAAGACCCTCAAAAATGCACTAGAAGTTGCGCTAGAAAAGACCAATGACACCTTATTACTCGAGCCTCGATCTCAGCACGAAATTGATGAACAGCGCGACAGCACCCCACTCAATGTCAAATTAACAGGCAGAATCCTGTTAGTAGAAGACAATACCGTTAATCAAGAAGTCGCTAATGGCTTTTTAAGTCAACTAGGGCTGACTGTCGATATTGCAGAGAATGGAGTTGCAGCCATTGAACTCTGGCAAAAAAACACCTACGACCTTATTCTAATGGATTGTTTAATGCCTATTATGGATGGCTTTGAGGCCGCACGAAACATCAGAAAGCAAGAGCCAGATGACACCCACACGCCTATAATCGCACTAACGGCAAATGTTATGGCAAGTGATAAAGAAAACTGTAAAGCCGCAGGCATGGATGACTTTGTCGGCAAACCTATTGAGCAAGATGAGTTAGTCGAAAAGCTCAGCTTATGGTTAGACAGCTCACCAGAGCCATCCGCCGATTTCAACGCTTCACGCAATTCCAGCACCCCACCAAACAGCCCTGAGTCGGCAGATGATTTAGTGGTTGATGAATCCAAATTTAACAGTATGAGCATTCAACTAAAAACACGTTTTCAAACGATACTGTCAGCCTATATAGAAGAGAGCGAAGCCCTTATTGATGAATTTAAAATCGCAGGTAAACAACAAGATATTGAGACGATGGTGCGAGCAGTGCATAGCCTCAAGTCGAGTAGCGCAGTATTAGGTGCTCAGAAACTATCTCACCTAGCCGAAAAACTTGAGGCCTTATATCAGCAGGGACAGCTCGAAAGCTGGGAAGAAGACTCAAACAACCTCACTCTGATCTACCAAACAACCAAGCGTGTAATGGAGTCGCTTAATGAGGCTCACTTAAATGATTAG
- a CDS encoding sensor histidine kinase: protein MNNQQAENRIIPKKHHRLFLKIMGVFWATLILTTIANITITSQISNIEHKADKVRSQIESLANDGVTIYETSGKKGLNKWYERIYDDYEIRAVLYLQSKHGIKQKRQKLGSPIRRDRDDDHDKHDDDDHKRDDTSEAPVYSARDQKGPEKSYVKQHFDFRRPPINTRVSIISPNGDRYLFKLLPSPYLHKELGSPSEYRWLRLSVTLAIVLLASLWLSRHVVKPVITLKQASQRMAGGQLSTRIGDAIGARKDELGELGRSFDDMAEQLEKIITGQKQLLRDISHEIRTPLTRQRIAIDLVREHLEDNPASENLLNKIEAQNNKLNELIENLLTLNRLNDGASQLTIETVDLASLINELVEDAEIEASTKKITIIQQGLEAADVKGNRLLLARAFENIVGNTLKYSPENAIVSVDISTADNGIIIEIADQGPGLSKEEIKQVFTPFYRADNSRTHSTGGYGLGLSIVKKVVDLHNGVIELHSPDTGGLCVRVYLPIS from the coding sequence ATGAATAATCAACAGGCAGAGAACCGTATCATCCCCAAAAAGCATCACAGGCTATTCCTGAAGATCATGGGCGTATTCTGGGCCACGCTCATCTTGACGACCATTGCCAATATCACCATCACCTCTCAAATCAGCAATATTGAGCATAAAGCCGATAAAGTCAGAAGCCAAATTGAAAGCCTTGCCAATGACGGGGTCACCATCTACGAAACGTCTGGTAAAAAAGGCCTTAATAAGTGGTATGAGCGTATTTATGACGATTATGAAATTAGAGCGGTTCTCTATCTTCAAAGTAAACACGGCATCAAACAAAAACGCCAAAAATTAGGTTCTCCGATACGTCGAGACCGGGACGATGACCACGACAAGCACGATGATGATGACCATAAACGGGACGATACGTCCGAAGCTCCCGTTTATAGCGCCCGTGATCAGAAAGGGCCAGAAAAAAGCTACGTTAAACAACATTTCGATTTTCGACGCCCGCCCATCAATACTCGAGTGTCGATCATATCGCCCAATGGAGATCGCTACCTGTTCAAACTATTACCATCTCCCTACTTGCACAAAGAGCTAGGGTCACCAAGTGAGTATCGCTGGCTTCGTCTGAGTGTCACGTTAGCCATCGTCCTGCTAGCCTCTCTATGGTTAAGCCGCCATGTCGTTAAACCCGTAATTACGCTCAAACAAGCCAGCCAGAGAATGGCAGGTGGTCAACTGTCAACTCGAATAGGAGACGCGATTGGCGCCCGAAAAGACGAACTGGGAGAGCTAGGTCGCTCATTTGACGATATGGCAGAGCAGCTAGAAAAGATTATCACTGGCCAAAAGCAGCTGCTAAGAGATATCTCTCACGAAATAAGAACCCCCCTCACCCGCCAACGAATCGCTATCGACTTAGTTAGGGAGCATCTGGAAGACAATCCGGCATCCGAGAACTTACTCAATAAAATCGAAGCCCAAAACAATAAACTCAATGAGTTAATCGAGAACCTGCTAACACTCAACCGACTCAACGATGGCGCTAGTCAGCTAACCATAGAAACCGTCGATTTAGCCTCATTGATTAACGAGCTGGTTGAGGATGCTGAAATAGAAGCCAGCACCAAGAAAATAACCATCATACAGCAGGGGCTTGAGGCTGCAGATGTTAAAGGTAATCGATTATTACTGGCGAGAGCGTTTGAGAATATCGTCGGGAACACCCTTAAGTACAGCCCCGAAAACGCTATTGTCTCGGTCGATATATCAACAGCGGATAACGGTATTATTATCGAAATTGCTGACCAAGGACCAGGGCTTAGTAAAGAAGAAATTAAACAGGTATTTACTCCGTTTTACAGAGCTGACAATTCGCGCACCCATTCAACAGGCGGTTATGGCCTTGGGTTGTCGATTGTTAAAAAGGTGGTTGATTTACACAACGGTGTAATTGAGCTCCATTCACCCGATACGGGAGGGCTTTGCGTTCGGGTTTATCTTCCTATCTCATAA
- a CDS encoding response regulator transcription factor, whose protein sequence is MDKPTPRKRILVVEDERHISEGIRVNLQLQGYDVKISETGPAGLSDWKHWQPDLVVLDIMLPGIDGITVLKSIRLEDERLPILILSAKGSAEDRVNGLANGVDDYLSKPFNLDEFLLRIDRLLKRDSWLKPEPDSAPVESLDSYSFGSNKIDFKQALAFCKGQEVSLTEQELRLLRMFIANRGKVLSRGEILETAWGFSKSLTTRTVDNFVARFRKYFEDDPKHPEYFKSRRSVGYVFDH, encoded by the coding sequence ATGGATAAGCCAACACCGCGTAAGCGTATTTTAGTAGTTGAAGATGAGCGGCATATCTCTGAAGGTATAAGGGTTAACCTTCAGCTTCAGGGTTATGATGTTAAAATTTCTGAGACTGGTCCTGCAGGGTTAAGCGATTGGAAACATTGGCAGCCTGATTTGGTTGTGCTCGATATTATGTTGCCAGGTATTGATGGCATTACCGTATTAAAGAGCATTCGACTCGAAGATGAGCGCCTACCCATACTTATTCTGTCAGCAAAAGGCTCTGCTGAAGACCGTGTAAACGGATTGGCCAACGGTGTTGATGACTACCTCTCCAAGCCGTTTAATTTAGATGAATTTCTACTACGCATTGATCGCTTGCTTAAACGAGATAGTTGGTTAAAACCCGAGCCCGATTCAGCCCCAGTAGAGTCACTGGATAGCTACTCATTTGGGAGCAACAAGATTGATTTCAAACAGGCACTAGCGTTTTGCAAAGGGCAGGAAGTATCGCTAACTGAGCAAGAGCTACGGCTGCTCAGAATGTTTATCGCGAATCGTGGAAAAGTCCTCTCCCGAGGCGAGATACTCGAAACCGCCTGGGGCTTCTCAAAAAGCCTGACGACCCGAACTGTCGATAACTTTGTCGCTCGCTTTCGCAAATACTTTGAAGATGACCCCAAACACCCGGAGTACTTCAAAAGCAGGCGCTCGGTAGGCTATGTATTTGATCATTAG
- a CDS encoding sensor histidine kinase — MKRNKLMPNAIFIFIFSIVALVSSFVLYIYWYIEISSGLDEVVLKFGIDPRQVFESQTAMVIVVLSLLVGMILTGLSMTFVYNQKMQQLYRLQNNFINNFTHELKTPVTSLKLYLETFQKHDLSKEDQQKFVSYMLQDVHRLTENITNILDLGRIESKPFKGKFVEQDVVAFVSSFYQQNAHLFQGGLVTVVPPQSGHYEIALNPSLFEMLLINLATNAFKYNESKEPLLTVQFKKTTQAITIEFTDNGIGIERSQSQKIFKKFYQVGDSNLMSAKGSGLGLYLVQNIVAAHNGKIKVLSGGKGQGSTFLVTLPISKLRERT; from the coding sequence GTGAAACGAAATAAACTAATGCCGAATGCGATCTTTATTTTTATCTTCTCTATTGTCGCTTTGGTCTCTTCGTTTGTACTTTATATCTACTGGTATATTGAAATCAGTAGTGGTTTAGATGAGGTCGTCTTAAAATTTGGTATCGACCCTAGACAAGTTTTTGAGTCTCAGACTGCCATGGTCATTGTGGTATTGTCGTTGCTAGTCGGGATGATTCTAACGGGGTTGTCGATGACTTTCGTATACAATCAGAAAATGCAGCAGCTCTATCGCCTGCAGAACAATTTCATCAATAATTTCACCCACGAACTCAAAACCCCCGTGACTTCCTTAAAGCTCTATTTGGAAACCTTTCAGAAACATGATTTGAGTAAAGAAGATCAACAAAAGTTTGTGAGCTATATGTTGCAGGATGTTCATCGTTTAACTGAGAATATTACTAACATTCTGGACCTTGGTCGTATTGAGAGTAAACCTTTCAAGGGTAAGTTTGTTGAGCAAGATGTGGTAGCGTTTGTATCGTCTTTTTATCAGCAAAATGCACACTTATTTCAAGGCGGTTTAGTGACGGTCGTTCCGCCCCAAAGCGGGCACTATGAGATTGCGTTAAACCCTTCATTGTTTGAGATGCTACTCATTAATTTGGCAACCAATGCCTTTAAATATAATGAGTCAAAGGAGCCGTTGTTAACGGTTCAATTTAAGAAAACAACCCAAGCCATCACTATTGAGTTTACTGACAACGGTATAGGCATAGAGCGCTCTCAGAGCCAGAAGATTTTTAAAAAGTTTTATCAGGTCGGCGACTCCAATCTCATGTCAGCAAAGGGGAGTGGGTTAGGGCTTTATCTGGTGCAAAATATTGTTGCGGCTCATAACGGCAAGATTAAAGTGTTAAGTGGCGGTAAAGGACAAGGGTCAACATTTTTGGTAACCCTACCTATTAGTAAACTGCGAGAGCGAACCTAA
- a CDS encoding Spy/CpxP family protein refolding chaperone, which yields MKKLMTNKRTRMAVVLPSILAAGLFTIGAANADAGWFGKDKHDRGERHYEKMEHLADKLDMTDEQEIQLKEILKSAKADSKANKTSRREMRKEMMMLNPDDPEFMVKVEAQADVVASQVKAKMLSFAKVRKDVYAILTAEQKQEMQTLMEKRMKKMEGRKKD from the coding sequence ATGAAAAAACTGATGACGAATAAAAGAACCCGAATGGCAGTTGTTTTACCATCAATCTTGGCTGCAGGGTTATTTACCATAGGCGCAGCAAATGCTGATGCCGGTTGGTTCGGCAAAGACAAGCATGATCGCGGTGAACGCCATTATGAAAAGATGGAACACCTAGCGGATAAACTTGATATGACCGACGAGCAAGAGATCCAGCTTAAAGAAATTTTAAAGAGTGCCAAAGCCGACAGCAAAGCTAATAAAACCTCTCGACGTGAAATGAGAAAAGAGATGATGATGTTGAACCCTGATGACCCAGAGTTTATGGTTAAGGTCGAAGCTCAGGCAGATGTTGTTGCATCTCAAGTGAAAGCCAAAATGCTGTCGTTTGCGAAGGTCAGGAAGGATGTTTATGCCATATTAACAGCAGAGCAAAAGCAGGAGATGCAGACACTAATGGAAAAACGTATGAAAAAAATGGAAGGTAGAAAGAAAGATTAA
- a CDS encoding alpha/beta hydrolase — MNSNLINTEGEKTTPVLCQQLLDQELQRFEADYQHHYLEGETKPKAIGKPYLLHNPESARGVLLIHGLMAAPEEVREWADFLFSKGYTVYAPRMAGHGTSADDLSKRQMDEWVESVNRGHEILKACCGHIIVAGFSTGGAVALHQATTKPGEFEALISISAPLKFKKFSAHFARPVNNWNRALKRLDSVTPSAISTARLRKEFVTNHADNPHINYLRCPVSSIVEIQRLMKGVQQNLASLSIPTLVIHGTHDPKVDVKSSRELFKQLPDGRKYYREVDFHLHGIIRGKIAQQVFHEVGEFLSKKSRHRADPANG, encoded by the coding sequence ATGAATAGCAACCTAATAAATACTGAGGGCGAAAAAACGACTCCGGTGTTGTGCCAACAGTTGCTCGACCAAGAACTGCAGCGATTTGAAGCAGACTATCAGCATCACTACCTTGAAGGTGAGACAAAGCCCAAGGCCATCGGTAAGCCATACTTATTGCATAACCCCGAGTCGGCTCGGGGAGTATTGCTTATACATGGTTTGATGGCAGCACCTGAGGAAGTTAGGGAGTGGGCTGACTTTCTGTTCTCGAAAGGCTATACCGTTTACGCCCCCAGAATGGCAGGGCACGGTACGTCAGCAGATGATTTGTCTAAACGCCAAATGGATGAGTGGGTTGAATCGGTCAACAGAGGTCACGAGATACTTAAAGCCTGCTGTGGCCACATCATCGTAGCAGGGTTTTCAACCGGTGGAGCCGTCGCACTCCATCAGGCGACCACTAAGCCTGGTGAGTTCGAGGCGCTAATCAGTATCAGTGCGCCTCTTAAATTCAAGAAGTTCTCAGCCCACTTTGCCCGCCCTGTGAACAACTGGAATCGGGCGTTGAAGCGACTGGACTCAGTCACCCCCTCCGCTATTAGCACAGCTCGATTGCGTAAAGAGTTTGTTACCAACCATGCAGACAACCCACATATTAATTATCTACGCTGCCCCGTGAGTAGCATTGTTGAAATCCAGCGTTTAATGAAAGGTGTGCAGCAAAACCTGGCATCTCTATCGATTCCTACACTTGTCATTCATGGAACACACGACCCAAAAGTTGATGTGAAGAGTAGTCGTGAGCTATTTAAGCAATTACCTGATGGGCGTAAGTACTATAGGGAAGTCGACTTTCATTTACATGGCATTATCAGAGGGAAGATTGCTCAGCAGGTGTTTCATGAGGTGGGTGAGTTTTTAAGTAAAAAATCGCGGCATAGAGCCGATCCTGCAAATGGGTAA
- a CDS encoding substrate-binding periplasmic protein, which produces MSIDNKRYYGLMLCTLMLYVIPVGAIEVTVATGINDDPPYVYGDEKISIERPGVTIEILKLIEKRTQVKFNILKQPWARVVQNVKTGKLDGGFHFSYKDERKAFVAYPIEQGQSLPDPNYSISNRSYSLYKLKGAPLQWTGESIVKASEEPILIGVIRGGSITDNIRKRGHQLLEVDRDAQLVQLLLAKRIDALVGLDNMIDAEIRALDTSKRMTVEKATPAVVSKPYYIAFSKQFYRDNPDLAWEIWKVIDLIRMSGELADIFNRYTESQQYTVVEPQY; this is translated from the coding sequence GTGTCTATCGATAACAAACGCTATTATGGTTTGATGTTATGCACTTTAATGTTGTACGTCATACCTGTGGGCGCGATAGAGGTGACTGTTGCCACGGGGATCAATGACGACCCACCCTATGTATATGGTGATGAAAAAATCTCGATAGAACGCCCAGGTGTGACTATAGAGATTCTCAAACTGATAGAAAAAAGAACCCAGGTGAAATTCAATATATTGAAACAACCTTGGGCTAGAGTGGTACAAAATGTAAAGACCGGCAAGCTTGATGGCGGGTTTCACTTTAGTTACAAAGATGAGAGAAAGGCTTTTGTGGCCTACCCCATAGAGCAAGGTCAATCATTACCTGACCCTAACTATAGTATCTCCAATCGTTCATACTCTCTTTATAAGCTAAAAGGTGCACCTCTGCAGTGGACAGGCGAGAGTATTGTTAAAGCATCAGAAGAGCCAATCCTTATTGGTGTGATTCGAGGTGGTTCTATTACCGATAATATTCGAAAGCGAGGCCATCAGTTACTTGAGGTTGACCGTGATGCTCAACTGGTTCAGCTACTGTTAGCGAAAAGAATTGATGCGCTTGTTGGCCTAGACAATATGATTGATGCCGAAATAAGAGCACTTGATACGTCGAAACGCATGACTGTCGAGAAAGCCACTCCTGCGGTTGTCAGCAAGCCATATTACATTGCCTTTTCTAAACAGTTTTACCGAGACAATCCAGACCTCGCTTGGGAGATATGGAAAGTTATTGACCTTATTCGAATGAGCGGTGAGTTGGCTGATATATTCAATCGTTACACCGAGAGCCAACAGTATACGGTTGTTGAGCCTCAGTACTAG
- a CDS encoding response regulator transcription factor, with amino-acid sequence MTNTQQQLLLVEDDSEISELLVTLLSKEGFNISCAFDGDSGLDKALQHHFDLLILDIMLPGRDGLEVLRELRKTKNTPVLMLTARGDDIDRIVGFEMGADDYLPKPFNPRELVARIKAILRRVGLDQAEPSGKKSPTLSTGDIEIRPQSRQVFRNFEEIELTNAEYNILVELLNHQGEVIEKATLTERALGRKLTMYDRAIDMHVSNLRKKLGDTTEGQPRIKTIRGVGYLFQGVEGA; translated from the coding sequence ATGACGAACACTCAACAGCAACTACTACTCGTTGAAGATGATTCTGAAATCAGTGAACTTTTAGTCACCCTGTTATCAAAAGAAGGCTTTAACATCAGTTGCGCCTTTGATGGAGATAGCGGTTTGGATAAAGCGCTGCAACACCATTTCGATTTACTGATATTAGACATTATGCTCCCAGGCCGTGATGGGCTTGAAGTATTGCGGGAACTGCGAAAAACCAAAAACACTCCCGTATTAATGCTAACCGCCAGAGGGGATGATATTGATCGCATCGTTGGGTTCGAAATGGGAGCAGACGATTACTTGCCAAAACCATTCAACCCTCGCGAGTTAGTGGCGCGCATTAAAGCCATTTTAAGACGTGTAGGGTTAGATCAAGCAGAACCATCTGGCAAAAAATCTCCCACCCTATCAACCGGCGATATCGAGATCAGACCTCAGAGTAGACAGGTATTTCGTAACTTTGAGGAGATTGAACTTACAAACGCCGAATACAACATTCTGGTTGAGCTATTAAATCATCAAGGGGAAGTAATCGAAAAGGCAACGCTAACCGAGCGAGCACTGGGAAGAAAGCTCACTATGTATGACCGCGCCATTGATATGCATGTCAGCAATCTCAGAAAAAAACTTGGAGACACTACCGAAGGGCAACCTCGCATTAAAACTATTCGGGGTGTGGGTTATTTATTTCAGGGTGTTGAAGGAGCATAA
- the trhA gene encoding PAQR family membrane homeostasis protein TrhA, whose protein sequence is MVKSQEAFNFYSHLAGMIAAVVGTIFLVNLATGSASMLATALIYGLSVTFLFSASSLYHMFKKQENELSFWRKMDRLAIFFMIAGSYTPICYFFLDENWRLPMIAIQWGLVAFGVCSQLFFPRAPRMIYAVIFLIMGWMLVFPMQHVLSIMTSEQATLLFAGGIAFTIGAIVYAIKKPLMLPGVFSFHELFHVMVLIGGACHYALIYSAFSGAAVA, encoded by the coding sequence GTGGTAAAATCTCAAGAAGCATTTAATTTTTACTCGCACCTAGCAGGCATGATTGCCGCAGTCGTCGGCACGATATTTCTAGTGAACCTAGCCACGGGTTCAGCCTCAATGCTCGCAACCGCATTGATTTATGGGCTTTCGGTTACATTCTTATTTTCAGCAAGTTCTCTCTACCACATGTTTAAAAAACAAGAGAATGAGCTCTCGTTTTGGCGCAAGATGGATCGACTCGCCATTTTCTTTATGATTGCCGGCTCCTATACACCTATCTGCTACTTCTTTTTAGATGAAAACTGGCGTCTGCCGATGATCGCTATTCAGTGGGGGTTGGTAGCCTTTGGCGTTTGCTCGCAACTATTCTTCCCTCGTGCACCCAGAATGATCTATGCCGTTATCTTTTTAATTATGGGCTGGATGTTGGTCTTCCCGATGCAGCATGTACTTAGCATTATGACGTCTGAACAGGCGACACTGCTCTTTGCGGGTGGTATAGCATTTACCATTGGCGCGATTGTTTATGCCATCAAAAAGCCGTTGATGCTTCCTGGTGTATTTAGCTTTCATGAGCTATTTCATGTCATGGTGTTGATTGGCGGGGCTTGCCACTATGCGCTTATCTATAGTGCCTTTTCAGGGGCTGCTGTCGCCTGA